A genome region from Arthrobacter sp. SLBN-100 includes the following:
- the rplQ gene encoding 50S ribosomal protein L17, which translates to MPTPTKGPRLGGGPAHERLMLANLAASLFEHKRITTTVTKAKRLKPYAERLVTFAKRGDLASRRRVLGLISNKGIVHELFTDIAQAVENRDGGYTRITKIGNRKGDNAPMAVIELVLEPVSAKQAVVAEATAAAKRDADKAAPAAEEAPEAVVVETEAAEAPAAQEEAATEEAPAAEEAEAPVAEEKDAK; encoded by the coding sequence ATGCCTACCCCCACTAAGGGTCCGCGCCTCGGAGGCGGCCCGGCTCACGAGCGCCTCATGCTCGCGAACCTGGCAGCATCCCTGTTCGAGCACAAGCGGATCACCACCACGGTGACCAAGGCCAAGCGCCTGAAGCCGTACGCAGAGCGCCTGGTGACCTTCGCCAAGCGCGGCGACCTCGCTTCCCGCCGCCGCGTTCTCGGCCTGATCAGCAACAAGGGCATCGTCCACGAGCTGTTCACCGACATCGCGCAGGCTGTTGAGAACCGCGACGGCGGCTACACCCGCATCACCAAGATCGGCAACCGCAAGGGCGACAACGCTCCCATGGCTGTCATCGAGCTCGTCCTTGAGCCCGTTTCCGCGAAGCAGGCCGTTGTAGCCGAGGCTACTGCTGCCGCCAAGCGCGATGCAGACAAGGCTGCTCCGGCTGCCGAGGAAGCTCCCGAGGCTGTGGTCGTTGAGACCGAAGCTGCTGAGGCTCCCGCTGCCCAAGAAGAGGCTGCAACCGAAGAGGCTCCGGCCGCTGAGGAAGCTGAAGCTCCGGTTGCCGAAGAGAAGGACGCGAAGTAA
- a CDS encoding tRNA pseudouridine synthase A, translating to MNHQKPAAPVLGGGGFLRVRLDLSYDGGPFSGWALQPGRRTVQGALEEALHMLLRRLVRVTVAGRTDAGVHARGQVVHLDLTEAEWHGLPRGHELDPAVAMQRRLRGALSRILGDLTGAVEVHRISLAPEGFDARFSALWRRYSYRIADGPALWDPLGRHSTLWHKNPLDVSLLNEGASKLLGLQNFLSFCKPREGATTIRELQRFEFARAEDGVIVATVQADAFCHNMVRALIGSALYVGEGLEEPGWLYERLLAQKRDAKSVLAAPHPLVLEEVAYPSDDELLARAELTRALREY from the coding sequence ATGAACCACCAAAAACCCGCGGCCCCCGTATTGGGGGGCGGCGGGTTTTTGCGTGTCCGGCTGGATTTGTCGTACGACGGCGGCCCCTTCAGCGGGTGGGCATTGCAGCCGGGCAGGCGGACCGTCCAGGGTGCCCTGGAGGAAGCCCTGCACATGCTGCTCCGCCGCCTGGTCCGCGTCACGGTCGCCGGCCGGACCGACGCCGGCGTGCACGCGCGCGGCCAGGTGGTGCACCTGGACCTGACGGAAGCCGAGTGGCACGGACTGCCGCGCGGGCACGAACTGGATCCCGCCGTCGCCATGCAGCGCCGCCTCCGCGGCGCACTCAGCCGGATTCTCGGGGACCTAACCGGCGCAGTCGAGGTGCACCGGATCTCGCTGGCGCCGGAAGGTTTCGATGCCCGGTTCTCGGCGCTCTGGCGGCGCTACAGCTACCGCATTGCGGACGGGCCCGCGCTCTGGGATCCGCTGGGCCGGCACTCCACCCTGTGGCACAAAAATCCGCTGGACGTTTCCCTGCTCAACGAGGGTGCCTCGAAGCTGCTGGGGCTGCAGAACTTCCTGTCCTTCTGCAAGCCGCGGGAAGGTGCCACCACCATCCGGGAGCTGCAGCGCTTCGAGTTCGCGCGCGCGGAAGACGGCGTCATAGTAGCCACCGTGCAGGCTGACGCTTTCTGCCACAACATGGTGCGCGCGCTCATCGGCTCTGCCTTGTACGTGGGGGAGGGCCTAGAGGAGCCGGGCTGGCTGTATGAGCGGCTGCTGGCCCAAAAACGCGACGCCAAGTCAGTGCTGGCGGCCCCGCACCCGCTGGTGCTCGAGGAAGTGGCGTACCCGTCCGACGACGAGCTGCTGGCCCGCGCGGAACTCACCCGGGCGCTGCGGGAGTACTAA